The sequence AGATGCGGTCGCCCATGTCGAGGGCGGTGCGCCACATGTGGTTTTCGGTGATCTGGTGCTGGCCGACGAAGAAGTAGTAGGTGATGCAGTGGAAGGTGGCGGTCTTCTCGCCTTTCGGGTCGAGAGGAATCGTCTGCATCGAGGTGAGTTCGCGGACCGGGAAGGTCTTGCCGCCCGGGGTGGTGATCGATTCGGACTTTGCGTCGTAGATCCGGTGGCCTTGGGCGGGCATGCACCGTTCGGGGCGGTGGATCGAGTTGTTGATGTCCGATCCGGAGAGAACCACGGAGAGATCGACGCGCTGCTTCAAGCGCATGCCATCCGGTCCGTAGACGCCGGGGATGGGAGCGAGGCAGACCGCCTTGCTGAAATCGGTG comes from Luteolibacter sp. LG18 and encodes:
- a CDS encoding exosortase-associated EpsI family protein encodes the protein MTLRPLILPVALAAVMGCVAFLPKAGKVAQSAILMKLPEDLGEWEFHIIPASQKEVDILAKDTDFSKAVCLAPIPGVYGPDGMRLKQRVDLSVVLSGSDINNSIHRPERCMPAQGHRIYDAKSESITTPGGKTFPVRELTSMQTIPLDPKGEKTATFHCITYYFFVGQHQITENHMWRTALDMGDRIFRGQDQRWAYVSASMWFSENGENGFRTREQAEKEARLFLGNLADTNIDWNRIAER